In Theileria parva strain Muguga chromosome 4 map unlocalized ctg_529, whole genome shotgun sequence, one DNA window encodes the following:
- a CDS encoding Mitochondrial ribosomal protein L37 family protein, whose translation MIFNISLLCNTLRLNKHEISNFNKILYSTKIKGGKKQQKEVKTEVPVEGEDGEHLFNIYASIPEDHKILPDEAYPKWLWDLDTPDKTYGELVQMFVHGKDIENSKMADYNRFCRLHNRYLIKLNNIRLQKRRKITFDSHLWDV comes from the exons atgatttttaatatatcgTTATTATGCAACACATTGAGATTAAACAAGCACgaaatatcaaattttaataaaattttgtattcCACCAAAATAAAGGGTGGTAAAAAACAACAAAAAGAAGTTAAAACTGAAGTTCCAGTAGAAGGAGAAGACGGAGAAcatttgtttaatatatatgcTTCAATTCCAGAAGATCATAAAATTCTTCCAGACGAAGCTTATCCAAAGTGGCTTTGGGATCTCGACACACCTGATAAAACATACGGAGAATTGGTGCAGATGTTTGTTCACGGAAAG GATATAGAAAACTCTAAAATGGCAGACTATAACAGGTTTTGTAGATTACATAACAGATACTTGATTAAGCTCAACAACATCAGACTTCAAAAAAGAAGGAAAATTACATTTGATTCTCACCTCTGGgatgtttaa
- the Gspt1 gene encoding translation elongation factor EF-1 subunit alpha translates to MDSEKFSDFENDAENYEYEQSFKFNPDAQEFKPRDSWLDEPVNNTTYDSPTLGVESLKIREDSSAEEEDSWDNELSDSQKESLVKKKEGKESALSPPDSRPHLNIVFIGHIDAGKSTTCGNILYLSGYVDDRTIEKYGKEAKEKNRESWFLAFIMDTNEEERERGKTIEVGRAKIETKNRRFTILDAPGHRNYVPNMIDGATQADCGVLIISARKGEFETGFERGGQTREHALLAKTLGVSYLIVAINKMDDSTCNWSKERYEGIIKKLKPFLKTCGFTEGKDLSFVPISGLLGQNLIDHISDVNYKHYDKNAAWYDTSMPTLFQLLDNVPTLESDENAPLRIPVIDTYRENGLVCLGKVESGVVKTGQNCVVVPNKSRSKVTNIYFESDEYSYAKVGENIRIRLSTTDEENVSKGSVICNLESPCPVVLEFTALISIIDLLEHRPLVSSGYYCMFHAHCVAAEVKFLKLLETVDKATKKKKPNPVFVSNNSIVTAHLLVTPAACLEKFADCPQLGRFTLRDEDKTIGIGKVLEILKTE, encoded by the exons atgGATTCAGAAAAGTTCTCAGACTTTGAAAATGACGCagaaaattatgaatatgAACAGTCGTTTAAGTTCAACCCAGATGCGCAAGAGTTTAAGCCCAGAGATTCCTGGCTCGATGAACCCGTAAACAACACAACCTACGATTCTCCCACTCTAGGTGTAGAGTCACTAAAAATACGTGAAGATTCTAGCGCTGAAGAGGAGGATTCATGGGATAATGAGCTTAGTGACTCACAAAAAg aatCGCTGGTTAAGAAGAAGGAAGGAAAGGAATCTGCTTTATCTCCGCCAGATTCAAGACCGCACCTTAACATTGTTTTTATCGGACACATAGATGCTGGGAAATCAACCACATGTGGAAATATTCT GTACCTTTCTGGGTACGTAGATGATCGTACAATTGAAAAGTACGGCAAAGAGGCTAAAGAAAAAAATAGAGAGAGCTGGTTCCTAGCCTTCATTATGGACACTAATGAGGAAGAAAGAGAAAGg GGTAAAACAATAGAAGTGGGTAGAGCGAAGATAGAAACAAAGAACCGCAGATTCACAATCCTTGACGCTCCAGGACATAGAAATTACGTTCCAAACATGATCGATGGAGCAACTCAAGCTGATTGTGGAGTTTTGATTATCTCCGCAAGAAAAGGAGAGTTTGAAACAGGGTTCGAACGAGGTGGCCAGACTAGAGAACATGCCCTGTTAGCGAAAACTCTAG GTGTTAGTTATCTAATAGTAGCAATAAACAAGATGGACGATTCAACTTGTAACTGGTCAAAAGAAAGATATGAGGGAATTATAAAGAAGCTGAAGCCTTTCCTTAAGACGTGTGGCTTCACTGAAGGGAAGGACCTGAGCTTTGTTCCAATATCGGGACTTCTGGGTCAGAATCTCATTGACCACATTTCCGATGTAAATTACAAACATTACGATAAAAATGCAGCATGGTATGATACTTCAATGCCAACACTTTTCCAACTTCTCGATAACGTCCCAACTCTGGAATCTGATGAAAATGCACCATTAAGGATCCCAGTTATTGACACTTACAGAGAGAACGGACTAGTTTGTTTGGGGAAAGTAGAGTCTGGAGTTGTCAAAACTGGACAAAACTGTGTTGTTGTACCTAATAAATCAAGGTCGAAGGTTACGAATATTTACTTTGAAAGTGATGAGTATTCATATGCCAAAGTTGGTGAAAACATTAGG ATAAGACTATCAACAACTGATGAAGAAAACGTATCAAAGGGATCTGTGATTTGTAATTTGGAATCACCGTGCCCAGTCGTGTTAGAGTTCACGGCCTTGATATCAATTATTGACTTACTTGAACACAGACCATTAGTATCATCTGGATACTATTGTATGTTTCACGCTCATTGTGTTGCAGCAGAAGTCAAGTTCCTCAAGTTATTGGAAACTGTAGACAAAGCAACCAAGAAGAAGAAACCAAACCCAGTTTTCGTGTCAAACAATTCAATCGTAACTGCACATCTGCTGGTGACTCCAGCGGCATGCTTAGAGAAGTTCGCAGACTGTCCTCAACTGGGAAGATTCACTCTTCGAGATGAGGACAAGACAATAGGAATCGGAAAAgttttagaaattttaaaaacagaataa
- the LONRF1 gene encoding Ring finger domain protein → MTVPKDFECPICFNILYKPVTTSCGHNFCKFCIDQAIHSSPNCPLCRIPLSSQYSPNLLLTQLINERFKDEIQSRHPSKISFNEVQNSMQNSPDYNPDLSYLPLYYRNFYQPPIFVQENATIKISNISMYRMLQYAYSNNSLFITTRRYFKKRPEYGTIVRIKSNNIYEGVSQIPIFPIFVDVVGLHRVRLNPTLCKTEMNFEIASYEIFNDISYLPKKSETEPSLDENLETESEPLKIITDIKEAVKTKSRSYELLLEDFQKVKNLDNLNHHEKLRFCYMLLLISMKIVKRQMKNIPRSLQINSRDEFGIDNIVMDDRNYESMEFRSLLISKVLLASNRKKWEWFSTDDTLERLMSITEFILYSRDKNIIDPEQSQSSFSFIYSMDPLISGLIFLVILILAGWLYRSISHRR, encoded by the exons ATGACTGTTCCAAAGGATTTTGAATGCCCT ATTTGTTTCAATATACTTTATAAACCTGTTACCACCTCTTGCGGTCATAATTTCTGCAAGTTCTGTATTGATCAG GCTATTCATTCTTCACCAAACTGTCCTCTATGTCGAATTCCCTTATCATCTCAGTACTCTCCCAACCTTCTTTTAACTCAATTAATCAATGAGAGATTCAAAGACGAGATTCAATCTAGGCACCCCTCAAAGATATCGTTTAATGAAG TTCAAAATTCAATGCAAAATTCACCTGATTATAACCCAGATTTGAGTTACTTGCCATTGTATTACAGGAACTTCTACCAACCTCCG ATTTTTGTTCAAGAAAATGCCACCATTAAGATTAGTAATATCAGCATGTACCGTATGTTACAGTACGCCTAT TCCAACAATTCTTTGTTTATTACTACTCGTCGCTATTTCAAGAAACGTCCAGAGTATGGGACAATCGTAAGG ATCAAATCCAACAATATCTATGAAGGCGTTTCACAAATTCCAATCTTTCCTATATTTGTCGACGTTGTTGGCCTGCACAGGGTTAGACTCAATCCCACCCTGTGTAAAACTGAAATGAACTTTGAAATTGCATCTTACGAGATTTTCAATGATATTTCTTATCTTCCTAAAAAATCTGAAACTGAGCCTTCTCTCGATGAGAATTTAGAAACTGAGTCTGAGccactaaaaataataacagaTATTAAAGAGGCTGTTAAAACGAAGTCTAGGAGTTATGAGCTATTATTGGAAGATTTCCAAAAGGTTAAGAACCTCGACAATCTGAATCATCATGAAAAGTTGAGATTCTGTTATATGTTACTATTAATTTCCATGAAGATTGTTAAAAG GCAAATGAAAAACATTCCACGTTCTCTTCAGATAAATTCAAGGGATGAGTTCGGAATCGATAATATAGTAATGGATGATCGCAATTATGAATCTATGGAGTTCCGATCATTATTGATTTCAAAAGTGCTTCTGGCTTCAAATAGGAAGAAGTGGGAATGGTTTTCAACGGatg ACACGCTTGAACGTCTAATGAGTATTACTGAGTTCATACTATATTCAAGGGATAAGAACATCATTGACCCAGA GCAATCACAATCATCGTTTAGCTTCATCTACTCAATGGACCCTCTTATCTCTGGACTTATTTTCCTGGTCATCCTCATCCTTGCAGGATGGTTGTACAGGAGTATTTCACACAGGAGGTGA
- the fhkD gene encoding Protein kinase domain protein: MGAGLSSHYGLKNKYVKERLKKFDPNEIEMLYKIYKELSSRSSSNGIDKETFLQYFNLPGLWGEQLFRKFDCNYSGAVELEEFLLGISVSCRGTRSEKIFVLFKLFDLNNDNLIHKFELMTMLSNFPQISKYLYTSIDKSDSIFNTRNRNLKILDRNFTLNSRILNSFSSNDNHGENSNRDTPTNKLYHINERELKKPVETDVSASSSTSSTTKVHRNTTRKNDFNARSLTDFSFDSKSLTLYINNYYKDCSDNYENFNYITPNHRKSNAKLTKRSYSLTNLDKQNNVSEYQPNKYDLYLENFDSSSFEASEPDDDFSKCDDSNSMIDTWNDEEFPDVNSYATNEEDSMFLIKSIINEYEENEDLERATMDLEMLVDHIFEECEFNETGSLNFQKFKAWLEKNDSILTMFSECLHEEVWGLDGNAFHREKSFSGDAFDKISHALMNSHEEKNDHENGLIKKDMEFDENTIRTIYQIFLVKGKHPFAYTLENNPNSLVSEELVEHMKTMNNFMVPPLGMNHRNHTRDESVETGDRFFHEIFACPNCKTPFLMCPVCYKKHNALSLHIELNNVYITCSECCSSNEKGIGVFTSCWICCWSFNDIFTSQSWKQRSDSIETMSSSQSVGRSSKDSSELKISSSSCFEKSSSKFDDDNDNLNFNITTKAGVMFKIGKTLHQWKSRYYVLIGNILYYYKDKSSTRPRGCIFLEGCYLHSLRKRRIGNKYGFSIFHKGTKISKRDFYVDTMSDFLDWVEVLTHAMKQQTIANKYEICEALGQGKFSVVYRGVSRKTGVEYAVKIIDKNKITHQERELLRSEISILKLLKHNNVIYLKEIIDMKDTLYIIMELVRGGELYDLIHSEHRLSESHTHRIISQLLQTVAYLHNCGIVHRDLKPENLLLTDKTELASIKLTDFGLSTLCGPNDILIQPCGTLAYVAPEVLTMQGYNQKSDVWSIGVIMYLLIRGRLPFPIKRANTVNISDHYKLTFDGPIWKSTSSSARDLIKKLLEIDPIRRISVFEALDHIWVKNFVAVDHDSPKISNLSNQVYNDEFYQSLTKDNDNTFVLPYSETCNNNLKKLDVLQNVMNSPNYSIISQSTNSPRDLRNSSSNERNSPKKVRI, translated from the exons ATGGGTGCTGGACTTTCCTCCCACTAcggtttaaaaaataaatacgTAAAGGAGAGGCTGAAAAAATTCGATCCAAATGAGATCGAAATgctttataaaatttataaagaACTCTCCAGTAGATCATCATCAAATGGTATAGATAAAGAAACCTTTTTGCAGTATTTTAACCTTCCAGGGCTTTGGGGAGAACAATTGTTCAGAAAGTTCGATTGCAACT ACTCCGGAGCCGTTGAACTGGAAGAGTTCTTGCTCGGAATATCTGTTTCATGTAGAGGAACGAGGTCCGAGAAGATTTTTGTTCTGTTCAAGTTATTTGACTTGAACAACGATAATTTAATTCACAAGTTTGAGCTGATGACCATGCTCTCAAACTTTCCGCAGATATCAAAATATTTGTACACGTCAATTGACAAAT CTGACTCAATATTTAACACGAGGAATCGAAATTTAAAGATACTTGACAGGAACTTTACGCTAAATTCTAGAATCCTCAATTCCTTCTCATCAAATGATAACCATGGAGAAAATTCCAACCGCGATACGccaactaataaattatatcacATCAATGAAA GAGAACTGAAGAAGCCTGTCGAGACCGACGTTTCCGCATCATCATCGACGAGTTCGACTACTAAAGTGCATAGAAACACAACTCGCAAGAATGATTTCAACGCGAGATCGCTGACAGACTTTTCATTCG atTCAAAATCACTGACCctgtatataaataattactaTAAGGACTGCAGTGATAACTACGAGAATTTTAACTACATAACTCCAAATCATAGGAAGAGTAATGCCAAACTGACAAAACGATCATACTCACTGACGAATTTAGATAAACAAAACAACGTCTCAGAGTACCAGCCGAACAAGTATGATTTGTATCTGGAGAACTTTGACTCGTCATCGTTTGAGGCGTCAGAGCCGGATGACGATTTTAGCAAGTGTGACGACTCAAACTCTATGATAGATACATGGAACGACGAGGAGTTCCCAGACGTCAATAGCTATGCAACAAACGAAGAGGACTCaatgtttttaataaaGTCAATCATTAATGAATATGAAGAGAATGAAGACTTGGAAAGAGCGACGATGGACCTGGAGATGTTGGTTGACCACATATTTGAGGAATGCGAATTCAACGAAACAGGGTCGCTGAACTTTCAAAAGTTTAAAGCATGGCTTGAAAAAAACGATTCCATACTGACGATGTTCTCAGAATGTCTACATGAGGAGGTTTGGGGACTTGACGGGAATGCATTTCACCGAGAGAAGAGCTTCTCAGGAGACGCATTTGATAAGATCAGCCATGCACTTATGAACTCACACGAAGAAAAGAATGACCATGAAAACGGCTTGATAAAGAAGGATATGGAGTTTGACGAAAACACAATCAGGACAATATATCAGATTTTCCTAGTTAAGGGCAAGCACCCGTTTGCATATACGCTGGAAAATAACCCAAACTCGCTAGTTAGCGAAGAGCTCGTAGAACACATGAAGACtatgaataatttcatGGTGCCGCCGCTGGGAATGAATCACAGGAATCATACAAGAGATGAATCTGTGGAAACGGGAGACAGATTCTTTCATGAAATTTTTGCATGTCCCAACTGCAAGACGCCGTTCCTGATGTGCCCAGTCTGTTACAAGAAGCATAACGCCCTTTCACTCCACATTGAATTAAACAACGTGTACATAACTTGCTCAGAGTGCTGTTCGTCAAATGAAAAGGGGATTGGAGTGTTTACTTCATGTTGGATTTGCTGCTGGTCATTTAACGACATTTTCACCTCGCAGTCCTGGAAGCAGAGATCTGACAGCATTGAAACAATGTCCTCAAGCCAGTCGGTAGGAAGAAGCAGTAAAGATAGTAGTGAACTGAAGATAAGTTCAAGTTCCTGTTTTGAGAAGAGCAGTTCAAAGTTCGATGATGATAATGATAACCTAAACTTTAATATAACTACAAAGGCAGGAGTAATGTTTAAGATTGGGAAGACACTACACCAGTGGAAGTCAAGATATTATGTTCTGATAggtaatattttatactactACAAGGATAAATCAAGCACAAGACCGAGAGGTTGTATATTCCTAGAAGGTTGTTACCTGCATTCGTTAAGAAAGAGAAGAATTGGAAACAAATATGGGTTTTCAATATTCCACAAGGGAACTAAGATATCGAAAAGAGATTTTTATGTCGATACAATGTCAGACTTTCTAGATTGGGTTGAAGTGTTGACTCATGCAATGAAACAGCAAACGATTGCAAACAAGTATGAAATATGCGAAGCACTAGGACAAGGAAAGTTTAGTGTTGTTTACAGAGGCGTTTCGAGGAAAACGGGAGTGGAATATGCGGTTAAAATCATTGAcaagaataaaataacacacCAGGAACGAGAATTGCTCAGGAGCGAAATCTCAATCCTCAAGCTTCTAAAGCATAACAATGTTATATACTTGAAGGAAATAATAGATATGAAGGATACtctgtatataataatggaaCTGGTGAGAGGAGGAGAATTGTATGATTTAATACATTCGGAGCATAGGTTGTCAGAATCTCATACTCACAGAATTATCTCACAGCTGTTGCAAACTGTGGCATATCTGCATAACTGCGGAATTGTCCACAGAGACCTTAAACCAGAGAATCTGTTATTGACAGATAAAACTGAGCTGGCCTCAATTAAGTTAACAGACTTTGGTCTATCAACTCTTTGTGGACCAAATGATATACTAATTCAGCCCTGCGGAACACTTGCATACGTAGCTCCAGAGGTGCTGACGATGCAGGGATATAACCAAAAGTCTGATGTGTGGTCAATAGGCGTGATAATGTATCTGTTGATAAGAGGAAGACTTCCATTCCCAATCAAGAGAGCAAACACAGTTAATATATCAGACCACTATAAACTAACATTTGATGGACCAATTTGGAAATCCACATCATCTTCAGCCAGAGATTTAATAAAGAAATTGCTTGAAATTGATCCAATTAGGAGAATATCAGTGTTTGAAGCTCTGGATCACATTTGGGTGAAGAACTTTGTAGCTGTGGATCACGACTCACCCAAAATCAGCAACCTGAGTAACCAGGTATACAATGATGAATTTTATCAAAGTTTGACTAAGGATAATGACAATACGTTTGTTCTCCCCTACTCTGAAACCTGCAACAATAACCTCAAGAAACTTGATGTTTTGCAAAATGTCATGAACTCGCCAAACTATTCAATTATTTCACAAAGTACGAATTCTCCAAGAGATTTGAGAAACTCAAGTAGTAATGAAAGAAATTCACCAAAAAAGGTGAgaatttaa